One Bradyrhizobium sp. ISRA464 genomic window carries:
- the trpD gene encoding anthranilate phosphoribosyltransferase: MDDLKSIIGKVATGATLTREEAASAFDSMMSGEATPSQMGGLLMALRVRGETVEEITGAVTAMRGKMLRVNAPPEAVDIVGTGGDGSGSVNVSTCAAFIVAGAGIPVAKHGNRALSSRSGAADVLASLGVKIDLTPDQVGRCVKEAGIGFMFAPSHHPAMKNVGPTRVELATRTIFNLLGPLSNPAGVKRQMVGVFSRQWVQPLAQVLKNLGADKVWVVHGSDGLDEITLTGPTFVASLENGEIRTFEVTPDDAGLGRVGGEALKGGDADANAIALSNVLQGKPSAYRDVALLNAAAALIVAGRAKDLREGVAIGAQSLDSGAAAARLKHLVAVSNS, translated from the coding sequence ATGGACGACCTGAAATCGATCATCGGAAAAGTCGCCACCGGCGCCACGCTGACGCGTGAGGAGGCGGCATCCGCCTTCGACAGCATGATGTCGGGCGAAGCCACGCCATCGCAGATGGGCGGCCTGTTGATGGCGCTGCGGGTGCGCGGCGAGACCGTCGAGGAGATCACCGGCGCTGTTACGGCGATGCGCGGCAAGATGCTGCGGGTCAACGCCCCGCCGGAGGCCGTCGATATCGTCGGCACCGGCGGCGACGGCTCCGGTTCGGTCAACGTCTCGACCTGCGCGGCATTCATCGTGGCGGGGGCTGGAATCCCCGTCGCCAAGCACGGCAACCGGGCGCTGTCGTCGCGTTCGGGCGCGGCCGACGTGCTGGCCTCGCTTGGGGTCAAGATCGACCTGACGCCCGATCAGGTCGGACGCTGCGTCAAAGAGGCCGGCATCGGATTCATGTTCGCGCCCTCGCATCATCCGGCGATGAAGAACGTCGGCCCGACCCGGGTCGAGCTCGCCACCCGCACCATCTTCAACCTGCTCGGGCCGCTGTCGAACCCGGCCGGCGTCAAGCGGCAGATGGTCGGCGTGTTCTCGCGGCAATGGGTGCAACCGCTGGCGCAGGTCTTGAAGAATCTCGGCGCGGACAAGGTCTGGGTCGTGCACGGCTCGGATGGACTCGACGAGATCACCCTCACCGGCCCGACCTTCGTCGCGAGCCTGGAGAATGGCGAGATCAGGACATTCGAGGTGACGCCTGATGATGCCGGCCTCGGCCGCGTCGGCGGCGAGGCGCTGAAGGGCGGCGACGCCGACGCCAATGCGATCGCGCTGTCGAACGTGCTTCAGGGCAAGCCGAGCGCCTATCGCGACGTCGCGCTGCTCAACGCCGCTGCCGCGTTGATCGTGGCCGGCCGCGCCAAGGACCTCAGGGAAGGTGTCGCGATCGGCGCGCAGTCGCTCGACAGCGGCGCAGCCGCCGCGCGGCTGAAACATCTGGTTGCGGTTTCCAACAGCTGA
- a CDS encoding SurA N-terminal domain-containing protein gives MLRGMRKASSNWLGKTIMAVVMGVLIVSFGIWGIADIFRGFGRSTLAKVGGTEISTEQFRQIYTDRLQQLGRQFGRPLTPEQAHAFGIDRQVLQQTLAEAAMDEEARRMGLHQSDAEVLRTIYNDPTFKGLNGQFDPQRFQAVIRNYGYTEGRYIAEQRRVGLRRQIAGTISAGVEPPKSMVEALTRFQNEQRSIDYISLGAAQAGTIDPPSPEALAAYFDEHKAQFRAPEYRKISFVAVTPEAIGKWETVSDDDAKKIFEQRRDQLSTPEKREISQIVFPNMEEAQAARARITSGTSFDDIAKERKLNLSDVNLGLVPKSAILDPAVANAAFSLPSGEVSQPVKGEFGVALVKVGKIEPGVTPSYESVAAQIKSQIATERARAKVSELRDKMEDERGGGASVVEAAQKLGLTAVTVDAVDRSGRLPNGQLAPNIPKGLDVVTQAFNSDVGVDNDPIQFEGGYVWYDVLGITPSRERKLDEVREQVEAKWREDQISSRLRAKATDIVQKLDSGSKLADEAAAAGVKVETAADFRRDATPPGVPAAVVTAAFRTAKDGDGQTPTAGGSQWIVFRVTNVTDPPVDFASDAVKQLTEAVRRSMSDEQVAQYVTKIESNIGMSINEAAFAQVTGANN, from the coding sequence TATGGCCGTTGTGATGGGCGTTTTGATCGTCAGTTTCGGAATTTGGGGCATTGCCGACATTTTCAGGGGATTCGGACGGTCGACGCTGGCAAAGGTCGGGGGGACCGAGATTTCGACCGAGCAGTTCCGCCAGATCTATACCGACCGCCTGCAGCAGCTTGGCCGCCAGTTCGGCCGTCCGCTGACCCCGGAGCAGGCGCACGCCTTCGGAATCGACCGCCAGGTGCTGCAGCAGACGCTCGCGGAAGCCGCGATGGATGAGGAAGCGCGCCGCATGGGCCTCCACCAGTCCGATGCCGAGGTGCTGCGCACGATCTACAACGATCCGACCTTCAAGGGCCTCAACGGCCAGTTCGACCCGCAGCGCTTCCAGGCCGTGATCCGCAACTACGGCTATACCGAAGGCCGCTACATCGCCGAGCAGCGCCGCGTCGGCCTGCGGCGGCAGATCGCCGGCACCATCTCGGCTGGAGTCGAGCCGCCGAAGTCGATGGTCGAGGCGCTGACCCGCTTCCAGAACGAGCAGCGCTCGATCGACTACATCAGCCTCGGCGCCGCCCAGGCCGGGACCATCGATCCGCCCTCGCCCGAGGCGCTCGCCGCCTATTTCGACGAGCACAAGGCCCAGTTCCGCGCGCCCGAATACCGCAAGATTTCCTTCGTTGCGGTCACGCCCGAGGCGATCGGCAAGTGGGAAACCGTCTCCGACGACGACGCCAAGAAAATCTTCGAGCAGCGCCGCGACCAGCTCAGCACGCCGGAGAAGCGCGAGATCTCACAGATCGTGTTTCCGAACATGGAGGAAGCACAGGCTGCGCGCGCCCGCATCACCTCCGGCACGTCGTTCGACGACATCGCCAAGGAGCGCAAGCTCAACCTGTCCGACGTCAATCTCGGATTGGTCCCGAAGTCGGCGATCCTCGACCCGGCCGTCGCCAATGCCGCCTTCTCGCTGCCTTCGGGCGAGGTCAGCCAACCGGTGAAGGGTGAATTCGGCGTGGCGCTGGTCAAGGTCGGCAAGATCGAGCCCGGTGTGACGCCGAGCTATGAGAGCGTCGCGGCGCAGATCAAGAGCCAAATCGCCACCGAGCGCGCCCGCGCCAAGGTCTCCGAGCTGCGCGACAAGATGGAAGACGAGCGGGGTGGCGGCGCCAGCGTCGTCGAGGCCGCGCAGAAGCTCGGACTGACGGCCGTCACCGTCGACGCGGTCGACCGCTCGGGCCGCCTGCCGAACGGCCAGCTCGCACCCAACATTCCAAAGGGCCTCGACGTGGTGACGCAGGCCTTCAACAGCGACGTGGGCGTCGACAACGACCCGATCCAGTTCGAAGGCGGCTATGTCTGGTACGACGTTCTCGGCATCACGCCGTCGCGCGAGCGCAAGCTCGACGAGGTCCGCGAACAGGTCGAGGCGAAATGGCGCGAGGACCAGATCTCGAGCCGGCTGCGCGCCAAGGCGACCGATATCGTCCAAAAGCTCGACAGCGGCAGCAAGCTCGCCGACGAAGCCGCCGCTGCCGGTGTCAAGGTCGAGACGGCCGCAGACTTCCGCCGCGATGCGACGCCGCCCGGTGTGCCGGCCGCCGTGGTCACCGCGGCGTTTCGCACCGCCAAGGATGGCGACGGGCAGACGCCGACCGCCGGCGGCAGCCAGTGGATCGTCTTCCGCGTCACCAACGTGACCGACCCGCCGGTCGACTTCGCCTCCGACGCGGTCAAGCAGCTCACCGAGGCCGTGCGGCGCTCGATGAGCGACGAGCAGGTCGCGCAATACGTCACGAAAATCGAGTCCAATATCGGCATGAGCATCAACGAGGCCGCCTTCGCACAGGTGACAGGCGCGAATAATTGA